From the Lactuca sativa cultivar Salinas chromosome 9, Lsat_Salinas_v11, whole genome shotgun sequence genome, the window taaacacgatGACCGAACGATCGAGCATCgatctgcagacccgattcatcaggtccatacaCACTGTTGGCACGTTGGTGACCCtaaacggcatcaccatgaactcgtaatgtccataaagagtccggaacgcggtcttctccacatcctcctccctaaccctaACTTGATGGTACCCCCGACCTCACgtctatcttagagaaccaagatgctccctgcaactgatcgaaaagatcatctatccttgggagtggataacggttcttcaccgtcaaattGATCAACTTCCGGTAGTCAATAcgcatccggtgtgaaccactcttcttcctgacgaagagaatTGCCGCTCCCCACCGAGAACAGCTCGGACGAacgaactgcttgcccaacagttcaTGCAGCTGTgatgacaactcctacatctttgGTGGTGTCaaccggtacgacgccttggcgataggggccgcacatgacactaggtcgatcctaaactcgacctgcctctctagaggcactccaggtaactccTCCGAGAACATGTTAGCAAACTCCCTAACTACTGGAACCTTTGAAACTAAAATCTGATCCCTAACCCACATATCCACCACATACACTAGATAACttgcacacccatgctgaatgtaCTGCCGAGCCCTGACAGCtaaacatacgggtgatctccagTAACTGAGCCTGTAACAtcacagcaacctcatcatgcaggatctcctcCATCCTGGTGTCCATCTCGCCTGGCCCCATTTGGCCGATAGTCTCGGGCACTACTGGTGCCTCCTGATCCTGACCTGAATCCAGTCACAAATCGTCGagtaaccaccatgctgaaaGTATACCAGGAAGATATCATATATTTCATATAATAatccgggaaccaactcccaacaaaaccctaggggttgtgacttccttgctacgcgtatgggtcttgtgctttcagtagtacgagcccatactaccttccacacctacccatatttgtctcaagtatcatcaaaacGCCCTAACACTATACATAAGCATGGCATGCGCTCAATCCTCacccctagaggaaggctaagtATCTCATAACTGGCGGACTAATCCCAAACaagtcatccatgaaacttccaccaaccctgcaacactagtgtatgttAGCCATAGGttacgttggaccctatagaatTTCCAATACCTagtcctaccctaagcccttcatcaaacaagaataggaaataaggccaaaccaaacattctcaggctataagatcttaattatgtacaaccgtaATGaacacactaagcaactacagtaatgatgtcaatttcatataaggaaaaaccttaggctatcaggcatcatataatcacgcaattctatcatgcaattcctgaagatccctaacctagtactagcatgttgttctaacatatcacaaaatcaaataatacgtaaggtattttggggtctacttactggctccaacTAATCGTACACTTGTAGCctcctttattattttgaaaaccgtttgaaaatcattttaaaattctTATCCTCGATTTGAGATTGGATACACACGagtgtttcctccaattcactcaaaccaaggctctgataccaacttgtaacattcataaaaatcATGCTAAATTTAAActtgttaaaacatttcaaaaccaacgattattacaaaacttgttttcaaaatagtataatgtCAGAGTATCCCGGAATCAAATCATGAAAACATAATGAGGTGTACGATCACGTCTTCGTTACCATGATTCATATTATACCTATATTTTCATGAAAACATAATGAGGTATATAACAACCAATATTCATATTATACCTATATTTTCATAACAACTtgttttgatgattgaacattGTTCGTTACCATGAGCGTTGTTTTGAAAGTATATAGCATACTAATTAAGTTTGATTGAGTTTAGTCAATTGTTTATTAATTAATCTTTGAGTTTTTATGTCATGAATGAATTCATTGTTTTCAGTGTCTGGACTAGTTCATTTGGAAGACTCTATTAGGATGGTACCTCCGTCACAAAGTAGATTCTAGTCAAGATGCCATAAGGAGTAGGGTATGATCTAAAGACCATATTTCTATACGGAGCAAGATATAAGGAAACCGATAAGGTTGTCATTGAATATAGTTATGATCAtgcttgaattaattttttttcattgcAAGAAGCTTGAGTCATATTAAAGCTTATTACATGTTACTATATTGTTGAGTCTAAACCCATATATCATAAAATACTTTATGTCTTACATATTTGTTTGTTTCAAAATTATTATGTACTCAACACAGGAGCAAAGGAATAGAAGCTTAAAGCTAAAAAGTGAACTTTTGGAAGACTTAGCTTAATCGTGGACTTTTGTATATCTTTTTCCTTAACTATGGTTATGATGTGTTTTTGTAACACCAATATTTGTAAACTATGATAATACTTTTGATGTTTGCGTTAAAACCAACTTATGATGCATGACTATAAGTCATGTAAGGTTTATAACCAtagtttataaatgattttaaaaagaacggggtgttacacaaacaccaaaaacacactaAGAATTTGTTTTTTAGATCTAAAAATCTTTTTTTTGTGCGTTTGTTTCAGATCCATATATTTGTACatacaaacaccaagaacacaacaaaAACTAGTTTTTTTATATCTGAAAACAGTTTGTATGCATGTGTTTTTTGTAGATTCATCCCTCTTACACACACAAACActaagaacacaccaagaacttGATATTTAGATCTAAAAATCgatttgtgtgtgtttttttgttCAGATTCATCTgtcttacacacacacactaagaaCACAAAAAACTTCATTGAAAAAATAAAACTTCACCAAAGAAGATGACCGGAGGTTTGCCGGAGCTGTCATGGACGTCGGAAGTCGGTTAAACTGACAATAGTCGATTATATGATACTTTTTGAacaccaaaaacaagtttactcataaataatataaatatataaataaacatgagcaaaaatgaaaattttttggtCTTCTAAATCATTAtccaaattaaaattaataataacaataaaataaaaaacaagacTAGTGAGAGTTAACTAAGGGTGGCAAATCGGgtcatcgtgtcgtgtttttgtctgacacgacacgacacgacaatgttTTCTGTAACACGAACACAACacaacacgatgtcgtgttttttttaactaacacgaaaacgaaccgattaaaaaacgacaaacacgataCGACACAATAAagataacataataaaaaaaaatagtttatttaattaatatttaatcatacataacacgacaaacacgacaaataaatgctaaatcgtgtcaatttcgtgtcaaaTTTTAAACACGATATGTTATCGTGTTTTCTACACTTAACACAAacacgaattcgaattttagtttcgttccaatttcgtttcgtgtcatATATTTTTATCGTATCGTATCAACAATTACCACCCTATAGTTAAGCAAAGAACCCTTTTAGTagttctcaaaaaaaaaaaaagtttcatttgAGTTCGTTGAACAAGTTGAGCAGCAGCCCTTAAAGTTAAAGTGACGAGTGGGAAATGTATAGGTGCAATAGGTAGGAAACTGTCGGTATTGACTCTCCTTTCTTTATCAGGAATGGGTGAAAATTGAAATGTTGATACCCTGAATTATTCACATTCACATTCACACCCTTTTCTTCAACCCCTCCAAACCCCTTTCTTTCCATAAATCACACGTCTCACATCTCCCAAGAATCTGGACATCATCCATTTCCTCTTTTTCTGATAAAAAGATTCACAGATTTGTTTTACTGGAAAAATCCAAACCAGGTCTCTAAGATCAAGTTGAAGAATCACAAGATCTGTTCGATTTAAAGGTAGGTCGTTCGGATCTTTAACTTTGAAGGCCTTGATTAAGTTTTGTGCTGTTTTAGATTAGTAAATTGCTGAACCTTCTGATACGGTACCCAATCGAAAAGGTTTAAAAATTAATCGGTTTGATTTTGAAGCTCTGGTGATATGGGTAATTGTTGTGCTACACCCTCCACTACCGATTTCGAGAAGAAAAAAGGGAAAAATAAACCGAACCCGTTTTCATTAGACTATGGTTCGTCTAATCCATCTGGAAATGGCGGCTATAAAACCACTGTGTTAGAAAACCCAACAGGAACTGAGATTGAGAAAACATATGTTCTTGGTAAAGAGATGGGTAGAGGCGAATTTGGGATTACTTATATGTGTACCGATAAATCCACTGGTGAAGTTTTCGCCTGTAAATCGATATCAAAAAAGAAGCTTAGAACCAGAATCGATATTGAAGATGTGAAGAGAGAAGTCGAGATTATGAAGCATATGCCACCACACCCTAATATCGTGAGCTTAAAGGGTACTTACGAAGATGATAATGCTGTTCATTTGGTTATGGAGTTATGTGAGGGTGGCGAATTGTTTGATCGGATTGTTGCCAGAGGACACTACACTGAGAGGGCAGCTGCGGGTGTGACAAAAACCATTGTTGAGGTTATTCAGGTGACACAATAATCCCTCCAGATTGATTTCTGTTTACCCAAAATCATCCATTCCACCTACAAAATGTTagttaacaaattttcaattgCTCTATTTTATTGCAGATGTGTCACAAGCATGGTGTGATGCATCGTGATCTTAAACCAGAGAACTTCTTGTTTGCAAACAAGAAAGAAACTGCAGCGTTGAAGGCTATTGACTTTGGGTTATCTGTTTTCTTTAAACCAGGTAACAACCTTTAATAGTCATGAGATATCATCTTATCAGAGCATTAAAAGATATAAGTCATATAACCCTTGGTTTTTGTTTTAAAACTCGATCTATTTGTGCTATTAAATGGAGTTGTTTCTAATGTTTACAGGGGAAAGATTCAATGAAATTGTTGGTAGTCCATATTACATGGCTCCTGAAGTCTTAAAGCGAAACTATGGTCCTGAGGTGGATGTGTGGAGTGCTGGTGTCATCTTATACATATTGCTTTGTGGGGTCCCACCTTTTTGGGCAGGTATGTATGAACAAAGATAAATCTTGATTTTCTTCTTCTTAAAATAGAGTGGTAATAAGGTTTTCTATATATAATTGTTGGATGTTGGTTTTTGCAATGTCATAATGATGATATGTGAAGATAAATTTATTGATGAAAAGTATGGTTTGTTTTAATTGCAGAAACTGAACAAGGTGTTGCACAGGCAATCATTAAATCTGTTGTTGATTTCAAGAGGGATCCATGGCCAAAGGTATCTGATACTGCAAAGGATCTTGTCAAGAAGATGCTCAATCCTGACCCCAAGTTACGCCTTACAGCGCAAGAAGTTTTAGGTGCAATAAAATCTCTCTTTTTTGCTCTATAAATGGTTAAATGCACTAACTAAATAGTAATGtaattttattgtttttaaattcGTTTAGATCATCCGTGGATACAGAATGCCAAAAAGGCACCAAATGTCTCATTAGGTGAAACTGTTAAAGCAAGACTCAAACAATTCTCAGTCATGAACAAGCTAAAGAAGAGAGCTCTAAGAGTaagcatcatatatatatatatatatatatatatatatatatatatatatatatatatatatatatatatatatatatatatatatatatatatatatatatattttgtttattatacaattaatcatcatgttataaATCATTTTTGggttaacataaaaaaaaaacttgcagGTAATTGCGGAGCATTTATCTGCAGAGGAAGTGGCAGGCATAAAGCAAGGTTTTGATTTAATggacacaaacaaacaaggaaagATAAATCTAGCTGAATTGAAAGCTGGATTGCAGAAACTTGGCCATCAAATCGCTGATGCAGATCTTCAAATACTTATGGAAGCGGTAATTCACTTAATACAGAATACAGAAAGAACGACTTAATACAGAAAGTCAGAGCTTTTTCGattgtttttaaaattttccttAAACAGGGCGACGTTGACAAAGATGGATTCTTGAATTATGGTGAATTTGTGGCGATTTCGGTTCACTTAAGAAAGATGGGCAATGATGATCATCTTAAAGATGCTTTTGCATTCTTTGATAAAAACCAAAGTGGATACATAGAGGTTGAAGAGTTGAGGGAAGCCTTAGCTGATGAAGATGAAGCCAATAATGAAGAAGTCATTTCCGCCATCATTCATGATGTTGACACTGATAAGGTTTGTGTTTGCGTATTTCATAGAACATTTatataacttatgattttattactaatttttttttaaatgtttaatgGTTTTTGATTTTTTAGGATGGAAAGATTAGTTTTGAGGAATTCACGGCGATGATGAAGGCGGGAACAGATTGGAGAAAAGCATCGCGACAGTACTCGAGAGAGAGATACAATAATTTGAGTTTGAAATTGTTCCAAGATGCATCACTGGATTTAGGCAATGAGGAAAGATGACTAGAAAATTAATGATGATTTTGTTCAAAAGAATCAAAGTTGTTGAAATACATTtattgagattttttttttctttttgttttgagAAAGATGTGGTTGTAAATATGGATGTGTTTACTTACACATATCCCTTGAGGGCCATCATCCcttctttttcatctttttttcTTATAGCGAATTGGAATATTGGATCTTGTAAAGCATTCTATTCTAACTAATAACAagtctttattattatttttctaacATGGTTTTGTTTTCATATATATTGTAATCGGTTAATTGCCACCATTTATAGCATTTCCTTGAACACCTTCTATGCGTTCACCAAATGTCCTTACAAGAACAAATTCCACCAACAAATCTATGAAACCGAACTCTATCCCTAACAACAATCTCTCGCTCATATATCTTACTAATAATCTTCGTCACTTCATGACAATCCCCACAAACCCTAAGATTCTTCACTACCCTAATCACCACAGGAGCTTTAGTCTTCAAAATCCCATAAGCAATAGCCAATCTTTCACTATGCTCACAAAGAGCTTCCactttaacttcatcacccacATCATGACACACCTCTGAAACATCCACTTTATGCCCAAAAGCTTTAACTCTTCTCAAAACATCACTTAACACTTCCATTATCTCCTCTCTCTCAGGGTGAGACCAATCCCCTAACACAAACTCATGTAGGGTTCCCTCAACTTCAATGGAGCTACACCCTGGTGTAGTTTTTAACCCCTTATCTCTCATTTGTTTCCTTACATTCCCCATTTTAGACCATGATGAACATGTTGCATAAAAGCTTGATAAAAGGGCGTAGTTTTCGGGGTTTGATGGTTCCAATTTGAGGAGTTGTTGACCTGTTGACTcccctttttccatgtttttgtttTTCTTGCATGCGACAAGAAAAGTGCGTAAGATTACTGGATCAGGGTCAATGGGCATGTTTTTGATGAAAGTGTAAGCTTCTTGAAATAGGTTTGCACGACAAAATAGATCAACCATGCAGCTATAATGCTCCATTGATGGTTGAATTCCAGACTCGAGCAAGATATCCCAATGTTTTTGTCCCTCATAAACTAGTTGACCATGGGCACATGCTAGTAACACACCAAGGAATGCTACATTATTGGGTTTCACCTAAAACAAGATTTCAAACAACATGAATGACATGGGAATGGAATGACGaaagaatggaatggaatgaggaATGTTCAAATGTATAATACCTGGGATTTTTCCATATCAGCAAATACCCTAAGAGCATCATCTGCATGCCCATGAACTGCATACCCGACAATCATTGAGCTCCAAGTTCTTGAATCTCTTGtgggcatttcatcaaacacttctCTAGCTTTTTCTATGCATCCACACTTTGCATACATATTAATAAGTGCAGTATTAAGCTTTATATCTATCAAGATCCTTTGTTTCTTGATGTAAGCATGCACCCACCTACCTGTATCGAGTGCCCCCAACCCAGCACAAGCGGATACCACACTAGCCATTGTCAGTTCATCGGGAACAACACCTGCTTTCTGCATATCCCCGAATACAGCCAATGCCTCATTGAACATGTCAAGTTTAGCATACCCGCCAATCATCGTAC encodes:
- the LOC111879361 gene encoding calcium-dependent protein kinase 7 encodes the protein MGNCCATPSTTDFEKKKGKNKPNPFSLDYGSSNPSGNGGYKTTVLENPTGTEIEKTYVLGKEMGRGEFGITYMCTDKSTGEVFACKSISKKKLRTRIDIEDVKREVEIMKHMPPHPNIVSLKGTYEDDNAVHLVMELCEGGELFDRIVARGHYTERAAAGVTKTIVEVIQMCHKHGVMHRDLKPENFLFANKKETAALKAIDFGLSVFFKPGERFNEIVGSPYYMAPEVLKRNYGPEVDVWSAGVILYILLCGVPPFWAETEQGVAQAIIKSVVDFKRDPWPKVSDTAKDLVKKMLNPDPKLRLTAQEVLDHPWIQNAKKAPNVSLGETVKARLKQFSVMNKLKKRALRVIAEHLSAEEVAGIKQGFDLMDTNKQGKINLAELKAGLQKLGHQIADADLQILMEAGDVDKDGFLNYGEFVAISVHLRKMGNDDHLKDAFAFFDKNQSGYIEVEELREALADEDEANNEEVISAIIHDVDTDKDGKISFEEFTAMMKAGTDWRKASRQYSRERYNNLSLKLFQDASLDLGNEER
- the LOC111879360 gene encoding pentatricopeptide repeat-containing protein At5g66520, whose translation is MRVLQQIHSYILTRALPFSTLCFSLSKILSFCAISPVGNILYAERLLFQIPNPNIFSWNSVIRGFSQSHISATTQSVSIFKRLIRRGHPTPNTYTLVFVLKACSILPATQEGQQVHARVIRSGFSTNSFLQSSLINFYAKCENIRCARKVFDEIPDRNMIAWSTMIGGYAKLDMFNEALAVFGDMQKAGVVPDELTMASVVSACAGLGALDTGRWVHAYIKKQRILIDIKLNTALINMYAKCGCIEKAREVFDEMPTRDSRTWSSMIVGYAVHGHADDALRVFADMEKSQVKPNNVAFLGVLLACAHGQLVYEGQKHWDILLESGIQPSMEHYSCMVDLFCRANLFQEAYTFIKNMPIDPDPVILRTFLVACKKNKNMEKGESTGQQLLKLEPSNPENYALLSSFYATCSSWSKMGNVRKQMRDKGLKTTPGCSSIEVEGTLHEFVLGDWSHPEREEIMEVLSDVLRRVKAFGHKVDVSEVCHDVGDEVKVEALCEHSERLAIAYGILKTKAPVVIRVVKNLRVCGDCHEVTKIISKIYEREIVVRDRVRFHRFVGGICSCKDIW